A window of the Alnus glutinosa chromosome 4, dhAlnGlut1.1, whole genome shotgun sequence genome harbors these coding sequences:
- the LOC133867273 gene encoding ankyrin repeat-containing protein ITN1-like, with the protein MDRRHDEEGNMVAIYEASMNGCVSTLNTLIQRDALILNKVSLTSFNETPLHIAALLGHLEFSRVLLNKKPKLTEEVDLLGRTPLHLASAEGHIEIVKALLQANKNICMAVDQDERIPLHLAIMRRRIEIIKELVIARRESIQVNLNGDSVLHLCLRYNHLDALKLLVESSNGDELFLNSKNHDGSVLHLAVMLKQMKAIKYLISVPEIKREANAMNVIGYTSLDVLEACNVCPRDFKCFEIQNILKEAGVKRSMDLNSSVPLALSGTTIDGAQRAQSRFRRWWECVCLSLSKYWKHQGNWMEETRGTLMIVATVMATMAFQAGISPPGGVWQQNTSNSTEGSNCTQDNICEAGIAVLSYSNPDNYLWFLYFNTTSFFASLCVILLVIIGFPLRSKLFIWLLTSAITISVASMTFTYKQAVTLVSPHHILNRFQSLGMKYIYIWVGISLIVGVIHIIRLLYWMVKKLCTFIRQSTRGPAEDPANV; encoded by the exons ATGGATAGAAGGCACGATGAAGAAGGGAATATGGTTGCAATCTATGAAGCCTCAATGAATGGGTGCGTAAGTACCTTGAACACATTGATCCAAAGGGATGCACTCATCCTTAATAAAGTTTCACTCACATCCTTCAATGAGACACCCTTACACATAGCAGCTTTGCTTGGCCACCTTGAGTTTAGTAGAGTTCTTCTTAACAAGAAACCTAAACTTACGGAAGAG GTGGACTTACTGGGACGAACCCCTCTTCACTTGGCTTCTGCTGAGGGCCACATTGAGATAGTAAAAGCATTGTTGCaagcaaataaaaatatttgcatGGCTGTTGATCAAGATGAGAGAATTCCTCTCCACTTGGCCATAATGAGAAGACGCATAGAGATCATAAAAGAGTTGGTCATTGCTCGACGAGAATCCATCCAAGTGAATCTCAATGGAGACAGTGTATTGCACTTGTGTCTTCGATATAATCATTTGGATGCTCTCAAATTGTTAGTGGAATCATCTAATGGTGATGAATTATTCCTCAACTCCAAAAACCATGATGGCTCCGTGTTGCATTTAGCTGTGATGCTCAAGCAAATGAAG GCCATCAAATACTTAATTTCAGTACCGGAAATAAAAAGAGAGGCTAATGCCATGAACGTCATTGGTTACACATCTTTAGATGTCTTAGAGGCATGTAACGTCTGTCCAAGagattttaaatgttttgaaatcCAAAACATTCTAAAGGAAGCCGGTGTCAAAAGATCAATGGATTTAAATTCTTCCGTACCACTAGCACTGAGTGGTACAACTATTGATGGAGCACAACGAGCTCAATCAAGGTTTAGGAGATGGTGGGAGTGCGTTTGTTTGTCATTAAGTAAATACTGGAAGCACCAGGGAAATTGGATGGAAGAAACACGTGGCACATTGATGATAGTGGCTACTGTGATGGCAACCATGGCTTTCCAAGCTGGGATCAGCCCACCAGGTGGTGTTTGGCAACAAAATACATCCAACTCAACAGAAGGCTCCAACTGTACGCAAGATAATATATGTGAAGCCGGCATAGCAGTTTTATCTTATTCTAATCCTGATAACTACCTATGgttcttatatttcaataccACATCTTTCTTTGCATCTCTGTGCGTCATACTTTTGGTCATTATTGGATTTCCTCTTAGGAGCAAGTTATTTATTTGGCTCCTAACGTCAGCCATAACTATCTCAGTCGCGTCCATGACATTTACCTATAAACAAGCAGTGACTTTGGTGAGCCCGCATCATATTCTCAACCGATTTCAATCGTTGGGCAtgaaatacatatatatttgggTAGGAATATCTCTGATTGTTGGTGTAATTCACATAATCCGCCTACTATATTGGATGGTGAAGAAGTTGTGCACTTTCATACGCCAGTCAACAAGGGGTCCAGCAGAAGATCCAGCTAATGTCTAA
- the LOC133866239 gene encoding ankyrin repeat-containing protein ITN1-like, whose amino-acid sequence MMDRRHDEEENMVALYEASWNGCVSTLTTLIQRDARILDRVSLTSFSETPLHLSALHGHLEFSRVLINKKPTLAKEVDSLGRTPLHLASAEGHTEIVKALLQANKNICSAVDQYERIPLHLASMRGHIEIIKELVIARQESIRVNLNGDSVLHLCLRYNHLDALKLLVESANGDELFLKSKDHDGNSILHLAVMLKQMKAIKYLLSIPEIKREANAMNMIGYTSLDILEACNACPRDYKCFEIQNILKEASVKRSTELNSSIPLAPSGIGIDGAQRAQSRFRRWWGCICLSLGKYWKHQENWKEETCGTLMVVATVMATMAFQAGISPPGGVWQQDTSNCTKGYNFAQDNICEAGTAVLSYSNPNGYLWFLIFDSTSFFASLCVILLVVIGFPLRGKLFIWLLTSTMTISVTSMTFTYAFAVALVTPDHIFKRFYLEAFILIYIWYGVLLIAGVIHIIRLLYWIVKKVINIIRLLYWTVKELCTFIRKSTRGPAEDPANF is encoded by the exons ATGATGGATAGAAGGCATGATGAAGAAGAGAATATGGTTGCACTCTATGAAGCCTCATGGAATGGGTGTGTAAGCACTTTGACCACATTGATCCAAAGGGACGCACGTATCCTTGATAGAGTTTCACTCACATCTTTTAGTGAGACTCCCTTACACTTATCAGCTTTGCACGGCCACCTTGAATTTAGTAGAGTTCTTATCAACAAGAAACCTACACTTGCGAAAGAGGTGGACTCACTGGGACGAACCCCTCTTCACTTGGCTTCTGCTGAGGGCCACACTGAGATAGTCAAAGCATTGTTGCaagcaaataaaaatatttgctcAGCTGTTGATCAATATGAGAGAATTCCTCTCCACTTAGCCTCAATGAGAGGACACATAGAGATTATAAAAGAGTTGGTTATTGCTCGACAAGAGTCCATCCGAGTGAATCTCAATGGAGACAGTGTATTGCACTTGTGTCTTCGATATAATCATTTAGATGCTCTCAAATTGTTAGTGGAATCAGCTAATGGTGATGAATTATTCCTCAAGTCCAAAGACCATGATGGCAACTCCATATTGCATTTAGCTGTGATGCTCAAGCAAATGAAG GCCATAAAATACTTATTATCCATTCCGGAAATAAAAAGAGAGGCTAATGCCATGAACATGATTGGTTACACATCTTTAGATATCCTAGAGGCATGTAACGCATGTCCAAGAGATTATAAATGTTTTGAAATCCAAAACATTCTAAAGGAAGCCAGTGTCAAAAGATCAACGGAACTAAATTCTTCCATACCGCTGGCACCGAGTGGTATTGGTATTGATGGAGCACAACGAGCTCAATCAAGGTTTAGGAGATGGTGGGGGTGCATTTGTTTGTCATTAGGTAAATACTGGAAGCACCAGGAAAATTGGAAGGAGGAAACATGTGGCACATTGATGGTAGTGGCCACTGTGATGGCAACCATGGCTTTCCAAGCTGGGATCAGCCCACCAGGTGGCGTTTGGCAACAAGATACATCCAACTGCACAAAAGGTTACAACTTTGCGCAAGATAATATTTGTGAAGCCGGCACAGCAGTTTTATCTTATTCCAATCCTAATGGCTACCTATGGTTCTTAATTTTCGATTCCACATCTTTCTTTGCATCTCTGTGCGTCATACTTTTGGTCGTTATTGGATTTCCTCTTAGGGGCAAGTTATTTATTTGGCTCTTGACGTCAACCATGACTATCTCAGTCACGTCCATGACATTTACCTATGCATTTGCAGTGGCTTTGGTGACCCCGgatcatattttcaaaagattttacTTGGAGGcctttatattaatatatatttggtatggAGTGCTTCTGATTGCTGGTGTAATTCACATAATCCGCCTACTCTATTGGATTGTGAAGAAGGTGATTAATATAATTCGCCTACTCTATTGGACAGTGAAGGAGTTGTGCACTTTCATACGCAAGTCAACAAGGGGCCCAGCTGAAGATCCGGCTAATTTCTAA